One window of the Pyrus communis chromosome 17, drPyrComm1.1, whole genome shotgun sequence genome contains the following:
- the LOC137723169 gene encoding major pollen allergen Ole e 10-like, with translation MVVGMLGVLGVDGANSPTSSSTTWCVARSDASAQALQTALDYACAAGADCSPIQPDGLCYLPNTIQAHASYAFNSYYQRQAKAPGSCGFSGTATIAQTDPSYGSCDYPSSTSAAGGTTSPSTPPTVLNPQTPPSTFAPPFTSGFTPGSTPMIPDDNSKASLDSMSPTILMPISLVLILLFAQN, from the exons ATGGTGGTGGGCATGCTTGGAGTTCTGGGGGTGGACGGAGCAAATTCTCCGACGTCTTCCAGCACAACCTGGTGTGTGGCTAGGAGTGATGCGAGCGCACAGGCTCTTCAGACAGCCTTGGACTATGCATGCGCTGCTGGTGCGGACTGTTCTCCAATCCAACCCGACGGACTATGTTATCTCCCAAACACCATCCAAGCTCATGCCTCTTATGCCTTCAACAGTTACTACCAGCGCCAGGCTAAGGCCCCTGGTTCTTGCGGCTTCTCCGGCACTGCCACCATTGCCCAAACAGACCCCA GTTATGGATCTTGTGATTACCCATCTTCCACAAG CGCGGCCGGAGGGACAACTTCACCTTCCACGCCACCAACAGTTCTGAATCCACAAACGCCACCATCGACGTTCGCACCACCCTTCACCAGCGGATTCACTCCCGGATCGACCCCGATGATCCCCGACGATAACTCAAAAGCGTCCCTCGATTCCATGTCCCCAACAATCTTGATGCCCATCTCCCTTGTGCTCATTCTTTTATTCGCCCAAAATTAA
- the LOC137722665 gene encoding uncharacterized protein, whose protein sequence is MLIKEEEEGNGCRSDMNSPKPSSSSSTATNRDASDGFETASDGELNDDEIPQQIHLQDEPQQTPSQNDDVESNQKAFEEASDVKIEGNRLFGSGQYQEALSQYELALHLAPDMPSSVELRSICHLNSAVCFSKLEKYEDAIKECTKALELNPSYMKALLRRAEAHEKLEHFEEAIVDMKSVLELDPSNDQAKKAIRRLGPLAEEKREKMKEEMIGKLKEMGNSLLGRFGMSVDNFKAVKDPNTGSYSLSFQR, encoded by the exons ATGCTgataaaggaagaagaagaagggaacgGATGCCGTAGCGATATGAATTCCCCAaagccctcctcctcctcttccaccGCCACCAACAGAGATGCCTCCGACGGCTTCGAAACCGCCAGCGACGGCGAACTCAACGACGACGAAATCCCTCAACAAATCCATCTCCAAGACGAGCCACAACAAACTCCCTCCCAGAACGACGACGTTGAATCGAATCAG AAAGCGTTTGAAGAAGCAAGTGATGTGAAAATTGAAGGCAATAGACTGTTTGGCAGTGGGCAGTACCAAGAGGCATTATCCCAGTATGAGCTTGCTTTACATCTTGCACCTGACATGCCATCGTCTGTCGAATTACGTTCCATTTGTCATTTAAACAGTGCAGTATGCTTCTCGAAATTG GAAAAGTATGAGGACGCAATCAAGGAATGCACGAAAGCGCTTGAACTAAATCCTTCGTATATGAAAGCTCTGCTTCGAAGAGCAGAAGCTCATGAAAAGCTCGAGCATTTTGAAGAGGCTATTGTTG ATATGAAAAGTGTCTTGGAACTTGATCCTTCAAATGACCAAGCCAAAAAGGCCATTCGCCGGTTGGGGCCGCTAGctgaagaaaagagagaaaagatgaAAGAGGAGATGATAG GGAAGCTGAAAGAAATGGGCAATTCTCTCTTGGGCCGTTTTGGAATGAGCGTCGACAACTTTAAAGCTGTCAAAGATCCAAACACCGGCTCATATTCTCTTTCATTCCAACGTTAG